Proteins from one Streptomyces sp. NBC_00390 genomic window:
- the carA gene encoding glutamine-hydrolyzing carbamoyl-phosphate synthase small subunit has product MTISTRGAGKAPAVLVLEDGRTFRGRAYGAVGETFGEAVFNTGMTGYQETLTDPSYHRQVVVMTAPHIGNTGVNDEDDESKKIWVAGYVVRDPARVRSNWRSRRTLDDELVAQSIVGISGIDTRALTRHLRERGAMRVGIFSGEALADDATLLARVLEAPEMKGADLSAEVATTEPYVVPAIGEKKFTVAAIDLGIKGMTPHRMAERGIEVHVLPATATADDVYAVGPDGVFLSNGPGDPATADVSVVQAVLERRTPLFGICFGNQLLGRALGFGTYKLKYGHRGINQPVQDRTTGKVEVTAHNHGFAVEAPLDKVSDTPYGRAEVSHVCLNDNVVEGLRLLDQPAFSVQYHPEAAAGPHDAAYLFDRFVSLMEAERA; this is encoded by the coding sequence ATGACGATCTCCACCCGGGGAGCCGGCAAAGCTCCCGCCGTACTCGTCCTGGAGGACGGCCGCACCTTCCGCGGCCGTGCCTACGGGGCCGTGGGGGAGACCTTCGGCGAGGCGGTGTTCAACACCGGTATGACCGGCTACCAGGAAACGCTCACCGACCCCTCATACCACCGCCAGGTGGTCGTGATGACCGCGCCGCACATCGGCAACACCGGCGTCAACGACGAGGACGACGAGTCGAAGAAGATCTGGGTCGCCGGATATGTCGTCCGCGACCCCGCGCGGGTCCGCTCCAACTGGCGCTCCCGGCGCACCCTCGACGACGAACTCGTCGCCCAGTCCATCGTCGGCATCAGCGGCATCGACACCCGGGCGCTCACCCGCCATCTGCGTGAGCGCGGCGCGATGCGCGTCGGCATCTTCTCCGGCGAGGCGCTGGCCGACGACGCGACCCTGCTCGCGAGGGTGCTCGAAGCCCCCGAGATGAAGGGCGCCGACCTCTCCGCCGAGGTCGCTACCACCGAGCCGTACGTCGTCCCCGCGATCGGTGAGAAGAAGTTCACCGTCGCCGCCATCGACCTCGGCATCAAGGGCATGACGCCGCACCGCATGGCCGAGCGCGGCATCGAGGTGCATGTCCTGCCCGCCACCGCCACCGCCGACGACGTGTACGCGGTGGGCCCGGACGGCGTCTTCCTCTCCAACGGTCCCGGCGACCCGGCCACCGCGGATGTGAGCGTCGTCCAGGCGGTCCTGGAGCGCAGGACCCCGCTGTTCGGCATCTGCTTCGGCAACCAGCTGCTCGGCCGCGCGCTGGGCTTCGGCACGTACAAGCTCAAGTACGGCCACCGGGGCATCAACCAGCCCGTGCAGGACCGCACGACCGGCAAGGTCGAGGTCACCGCGCACAACCACGGATTCGCCGTCGAGGCCCCGCTCGACAAGGTCTCCGACACCCCCTACGGCCGCGCCGAGGTCTCCCACGTCTGCCTGAACGACAACGTGGTGGAGGGCCTCCGGCTCCTCGACCAGCCGGCCTTCAGCGTCCAGTACCACCCCGAGGCGGCCGCTGGCCCGCACGACGCCGCG
- a CDS encoding PH-like domain-containing protein, which produces MTPALINLAAEQKSAEVTDWAARLSWVAGLLLFIAFVYWLMRQGWKWRGSLQSDLPELPGAPEEPGEAKLTMSGRYHGSTTAGQWLDRIVAHGLGVRSRVELRLTDAGLDVVRPGAQDFFVPSHALREARLDKGIAGKVLAEGGLLVITWAHGDKLIDSGFRSDHAAEHVAWVEALAALIPGTTPGTPEAMTHTTEGTAR; this is translated from the coding sequence GTGACACCTGCACTGATCAATCTGGCCGCCGAGCAGAAGTCGGCGGAGGTGACCGACTGGGCCGCCCGCCTCTCCTGGGTCGCCGGGCTCCTGCTCTTCATCGCCTTCGTCTACTGGCTGATGCGCCAGGGCTGGAAGTGGCGCGGCAGCCTCCAGTCGGACCTGCCCGAGCTGCCCGGCGCGCCGGAAGAGCCGGGCGAGGCGAAGCTGACGATGAGCGGCCGCTACCACGGCTCGACGACCGCGGGGCAGTGGCTCGACCGGATCGTCGCCCACGGCCTGGGCGTCCGCAGCCGCGTCGAGCTCCGGCTCACCGACGCAGGCCTGGATGTCGTACGGCCCGGCGCACAGGACTTCTTCGTACCGAGTCACGCGCTGCGCGAGGCCCGCCTCGACAAGGGCATCGCGGGCAAGGTCCTCGCCGAGGGCGGACTGCTCGTCATCACCTGGGCGCACGGCGACAAACTGATCGACTCAGGGTTCCGCTCCGACCACGCGGCGGAACACGTCGCCTGGGTCGAGGCCCTGGCCGCCCTCATTCCGGGGACGACCCCCGGCACCCCCGAAGCCATGACCCACACGACGGAAGGCACCGCACGATGA